The genomic stretch TAaggaattaaatattttaaaagtattatatTAAAGTTTGTATGTATGAAACATTTTCATAGTTTCATTGACATGCACATTTACTTCACTCAAACAGACTGTTACatgtatgtaaacaaacaaactgttacATGTatgcaattatataaaaaatttatGATTTGTAGACTTGATTGATCAAATGGATGTAATAAGCAAGGTTCTCACAAGTACAGTGGTACACCGAATGTTATCTAATTACTACAAATGCAGAATTActtgggggtggtggggggggatatttagttttacatttttttcgcAAAGGTAATAGCCAGGACTGGTATCACATTTACAGATTTAAATACTGCATGCTGTTTATTTACTCTGTTGActggagaggttttttttttttttttaaatctttgtaatTAATCTGTAATTTTCCTCAGTTTAAATTTTAGAGAATTTCAATTTGCTCAGACTATGATATTTGCCattgaagaaataaataacagttcaGAGCTACTTCCTGGTGTTTCTCTGGGCTACAAGTTATATGACGATTGTAGTTCCATTCCATTGGCAATACGAGCAGCACTGGCTCTAGTGAATGGACAGGAAGAAAGAACGGAACTCAACTGCACCAAACAATCTACTGTTCCTGCTTATATAGGACATTCTGGGTCATCACCAAGCATAGGAGCCGCAACAACTCTTAGACCTTTTCAAATCCCAATGGTGAGAAATATACTATTTTTTATAATcaattttcaatatattataatcTGATCAGTacacaaagtaaaacatttgtaaacaaagTACAGTATTATAGGATAAAACTAGCTGTGCATTACTGGATGGCAATGAGGAGATATTATGGCACTTTTATAGTACAGATATACAACTTTTAAAGCAGTCCCTAAACCAGCTGCAAAGAGCAAGTTCAATGTCTTCTGTTCATAAATATATGTcacttttttaatactgtaaaaaaGATTAACTGGCAAATTAACACTGTTCCTATTAATAGTTTCAATTTCCATGTTGTTAATGTTAACATATATtaaggaggctatgtggtccataaaaaaattatatatataaactattttaGTTTCCCTAATTCCCTTTAATAAGTAAGTTATTCTGCAACCTGGGCGTGCCTTATCATTAAAAACTGAGTTCCCTTCATTTTTCAGAGATCTGGTATTTTTTgacaattttagtatttgtaatttaCTCTTAATAATCATTTCATTGACTAACAACATATTGTTGATAACTGAATTGGTTCAATACATATAATGGTTGCTGGGTATGGGTGAAAGTGCTCTCAGAACTGTCGGTGGAGGTGACTTTGTGTGTTCTTTGTAAGTGAGGTGTTACTGATATCTGGGGGCTGATTGTCAAGGAATGTTTGGGCTGTGGGTGAGGGGTAGAGAGGCTTTATGTAGTGTTGCAATGTTAAAATCAGTACAGTTGTAAAAGCAGGAGAGAGCTAACACTGCCAATTGTCCAGGGTTAATAGAtaagtatttaatttatattactcTGTATCAGAACTAATTCATAAAATCTAGAATtagtgaatttctctgtataattttACTTGTATGTTGATAATAAAGCTTGAttactgtgatttgaaattgttaGTTGTGTCTGGTAATTTTCACTTTCATGTCTCAATAAATACAGTAAGAAAATATTAGGCTTTATTTTCTTACAGTACAACTGAAGAATGGACTTTTGAGATCTTAAAAACTACTGTTTGTACATTGTAGCgataataaacagtatcaactattaaaataaataaataaataatacattagaaaacaattaaaatacaaacagtaatgGCTGGTTATATAACacattaatagattatatttataacACAGTATGTTATTTACATAAAGTATATACTTGTACTTAATGTCTTGTAataaatttcaaatatttaatgtatattaATAGTTTTCAATGTACATGCCAATGCTGCAAAGCTTTTATACGTTTTTTGCTTATAAAagctaaaagtttttttttttttttaaataattaaattaatttgttatttcCTATTTTCCTTCAACACAGGTAAGTTATTTTGCAACCTGTGCATGTCTCGGCAACAAAAAGGAGTTCCCTTCATTTTTCAGAACCATACCAAGTGATTATTATCAAAGCAGAGCCCTGGCACAGCTTGTGAAGCATTTTGGATGGACTTGGGTTGGGACAATTAGAAATGATGATGATTATGGCAACTCAGGAATGGCTACCTTTGCACAAGAAGCCCAAAAACAGGGTGTCTGCATCGAATACTCAGAGGTTATTTACAGAACATATCCAAAAGAAAAATTCATTAAAACTGTAGACGTCATAAAAAAATCCTCATCAAGGGTTATTGTGGCTTTTACTGCTGACATAGATCTTGAAATTCTGGTTAATGAACTGTTGCTTCAGAATGTTACTGGATTTCAGTGGGTAGGCACTGAAGCTTGGATTTCTGCTGAATCTCATAAAAGAGATGCAAGTTACGGAGTGATTGGTGGGGCAATTGGATTTGCTACCAGTAATGCAGAAATAAAAGGATTGAAAGAATTTTTACAACATGTTCGTCCATCTTACACACCAGGAAATACAGGTTTGAACAAGTTTTGGGAAACAGTTTTCAATTGCAGCTTACCTACCCAAGAAAAGACAATTAATCCATGCACTGGATCTGAGAGTTTCAGTGAAATAAATAATCAGTACACTGATGTATCTGAGCTGAGAATTACCAATAATGTCTATAAAGCAATGTATGCTATAGCCCATTCACTACACAATCTGATTACATGCAAAAATGGACCTTTTGCAGATAAAACATGTACAAACCATATGAAGATTGAACCATGGCAGGTACAATAAGTTATGTTTTACTACAATGTTAATACATGAAATCCATGTGTGCACCACTGTACTAATATATTGTCTTTTAGGTATTACATTATCTGAAAACAGTTAATTTCACTACCAAGAGTGGAGAGAGTGTTTATTTTGATGAGAATGGGGATCCAGCAGCAAAATATGACTTGGTAAACTGTCAGcttaataaaaaaggcaaatcaGAATATGTAACGGTTGGTCTGTATGATGCATCTTTATCAGCAGGACATCAGATTACAATGAATAATGTCAGAATTGTTTGGGCAGGTAATCAGGATAAGGtgaggtcattattattatttttaacagaatacattaaaatgtgtctttttcactttttaaaataatacatttttataaattacaaatattatcTACTGAAGGTGGAAATAGAATAAAATTAACATACTAGTAAGTTAAATTGTTAAACACACAATTTATTTCTAATGCATTTaatctttaaacattttaaatgtttccaaGGTGCCtaaatcagtgtgcagtgagagctgtcctccaggcactcggaaggctgttcagaaaggaaagcctgtttgttgctttgactgCATACCATGTGCTGATGGAGAAGTCAGCAATCAGATAGGTCAGCTGAAAGTTATAAATGAAACATAAATGTTAATATTCTGaaacatagtattattattaaattttgaGTGTGATACAATTAGTTGACTACTGAAcatacaatacacattttaagaTCACAACAAACTGAATATAATAAAGTCTTACGGTGTAGTgctggtgtatttatttatttttacagtttatttatttatgt from Polyodon spathula isolate WHYD16114869_AA chromosome 11, ASM1765450v1, whole genome shotgun sequence encodes the following:
- the LOC121323404 gene encoding extracellular calcium-sensing receptor-like, with the translated sequence MPQPLKCKDLNFREFQFAQTMIFAIEEINNSSELLPGVSLGYKLYDDCSSIPLAIRAALALVNGQEERTELNCTKQSTVPAYIGHSGSSPSIGAATTLRPFQIPMVSYFATCACLGNKKEFPSFFRTIPSDYYQSRALAQLVKHFGWTWVGTIRNDDDYGNSGMATFAQEAQKQGVCIEYSEVIYRTYPKEKFIKTVDVIKKSSSRVIVAFTADIDLEILVNELLLQNVTGFQWVGTEAWISAESHKRDASYGVIGGAIGFATSNAEIKGLKEFLQHVRPSYTPGNTGLNKFWETVFNCSLPTQEKTINPCTGSESFSEINNQYTDVSELRITNNVYKAMYAIAHSLHNLITCKNGPFADKTCTNHMKIEPWQVLHYLKTVNFTTKSGESVYFDENGDPAAKYDLVNCQLNKKGKSEYVTVGLYDASLSAGHQITMNNVRIVWAGNQDKVPKSVCSESCPPGTRKAVQKGKPVCCFDCIPCADGEVSNQIDSIDCIKCPLEYKSNEIKDHCILKDTEFLSFGELMGIMLVIFSLTGACLTTAIAIVFFRYKDTPMVKANNSELSFLLLFSLALCFLCALTFIGQPSEWSCMLRHTAFGITFVLCLSCVLGKTIVVLMVFRSTLPGNNMMKWFGPAQQRLSVFAFTFIQALICTLWLAISPPLPHKNMRSYKDRIILECDLGSAAAFYAVLGYIGFLAAMCFVLAFLARKLPDNFNEGKYITFSMLIFCAVWITFIPAYISSPGKYTVAVEIFAILASSFGLLVCIFAPKCYIIILKPEKNTKKHLMGKVPSKSL